The following nucleotide sequence is from Zingiber officinale cultivar Zhangliang chromosome 10A, Zo_v1.1, whole genome shotgun sequence.
ACTGACTTAGGTTATGCTCTTGCAAGTCAATGAAGATGTTTAGTGACAATCATGTTGCTACATACATTGCCTCCAATCAATATTTCAAGAGGTGGCTAGATATGTTGAGATGGATTACCACATTGTTAAGGAAAAGGTGCCATGCAAAGAGATCATACTTCATTTATAAACTGCAGCGAATAGATGAGGGTTCTATTAACCAACTTTGAAAAGGTCCTAAAGTTGAATGCATTTGCAACAAGTCGggttttttaatatttttgaataaGCTTCAAGGGAGCCTTGgagactttaaatttaaatatgtaGGAAATTAGTTGTAAATATACAATTTTTATGTGTAAATGTAAAGTCAAAATAAGACTAATACATATCCTAATAATTTTTACCCAAAGTTCTACATTTATTTTGTTTGTACTTTGCTGAAATCTTAATTGATTGATGGAGCAGGTATGATCTCAAAGTGGAATGTGGTGCACCTTTTAATAGGCATAAATCAAGGACCCCAGATGCTTGCTTCTTCTTTGCTGATAAGCTTGTTGCCGTAGATCATAGGAATGGGGATGTATATCTCCTTTCCTTGCATAAAAATCTTAATTTTGGTACTTTGAAGGACCAAGACAGAACTTCAAAAGAAGATTCATGGTTAATTGATACCGAGAAGAAACTCCTGAGTTTAAGATCACCATCTATCAAGAAGTTGAACAAGCAAAAATCATGTGCTGCACCAAACGAGGGAAGCTTTGTAATTGAGAAATCAAAAAGTCAGTATATCAAGGATGTCAAGAAGTGTCAGCAGTTGAtcaaagatggagagagttatgaATTGTGCCTAACAACACAGATGAGGAGGAGGGTTGATAACATAAATTCCCTGGCTTTATACCTAAAACTTCGAAATCAAAATCCAGCTCCCTATGCTGCTTGGCTGAATTTTGCAAAGGAAGACCTATGCATATGTTGCTCCTCGCCCGAAAGATTTCTCCGATTGGACGGTGATGGTATACTTGAGGCAAAACCCATCAAGGGTACAGTAGCCCGTGGTAGAACACAGAATGAAGATGACCATCTTAGACTGCAGCTGCAATACAGGTCAGACTATGAGCTAATGATGCCAATTTTTTTATGTTAGCTCGGGCTATTATTTTTGGTTCTGAACAACGTTATCTCTTAGTAGCTTTTATGACAGCATATGAAACCTAAGAACAGTGTTGGCACATCGAATTTTGTTCACTGTTTCATCTATGCTTGAAGCTTAGTCAATGTTAATGAAGAAAGGGCACTACCTAGTATAAGATTGATATTCGTGTACCATGATCAGTCTCTGATAAGACCAAAATTTAGTGAATTGACTGAGACTTTGAAATTAGTCTATTGTGAGCTCTTTCATCAGTCTTTTTCTTTAAATTTGGGCATCTTATAGAAACTGGTCAATGAGTCTTCTGtcttctacttaatttttctttgtttttttcctgTCTGATTCCAACAGTGAAAAGGACCAGGCTGAGAATTTGATGATAGTAGATCTCCTAAGGAACGACCTTGGACGGGTGTGTAAACCAGGCACTGTTCATGTTCCTCGACTGATGGAAGTGGAATCATATGCAACTGTTCATACCTTGGTCAGCACCATACAGGGGAAGAGGAAACCTGATGCAAGCCCCATTGACTGCGTTAGAGCTGCATTTCCTGGTGGCTCAATGACTGGAGCCCCAAAGATAAGATCAATGGTGCTTCTTGATTCACTGGAGAGTTGCTCAAGAGGCATTTACTCCGGATCCATTGGGTTCTTCTCATACAATCAAACATTTGATCTGAATATCGTGATAAGAACTGTTGTGCTGCACAAGGGGGAGGCATCAGTTGGAGCTGGGGGTGCAATTACAGCATTATCGGAGCCAGAAGAAGAATACGCTGAGATGATGCTGAAAGCCAAAGCCCCGACAGGTGTTGTAGAAGAATGCAGCAAAACCTGTGGCACCTCATTAAAAATGGTCACCTAAACTAAGATCCGCCAGCATTTCTTACGATCAATGGTGCTTAATAATGTCCCAATAAAATTTTATCAGCTTGCTTTATTCCTATGTTTGTGCTCGACTTTTGGATTTTATCAGATTCGGTCATCAAGAAACAAATGGTTTTAGAATGATTTGTTGTACCACGCTTACAGCATTGAAGCTATACTTCAGATTATCATAAGAGGTTATGTTCTCACTTTTGTTTTGCTTGAAGCATGTTTCTGAGAGAAGAATAAAGTTCTGTAAAatgggatttttttttaaactcccTATTTTGCTACTATAATTTTGTGAACCCTGCAATTTAAGTTCCATGCTCAGGCACTGCTTAATTCAAAATATATCTTCTTTATTAGTAAGCGGTTTGCTTTCAATTTACTTTTTTAGTTGACTAATCATATTAATTCGCTAATGTGACTATTAGTTGATTGAGTAATCGACTTTGActtcaaaatattttctttgttGAGTCTTTACTCAAGTATGTATGAGATCTACTCAAACGCTTATATGGTAAGAGATTTTTCAGGGCTTTTCTTGTTTTAGATATTCAGTTAATTTACCTATCGAACTTCTCATTGCTAGTAGATCTAACCTTTAGGTACATTTATTGTACTTTCCTTTTTGTCAAATATTGGATCAATTTCGACCTACTTAGTCTTCATTTATCTGTTAATACTTGtggagctttttttttttttggttaaatgGCCAATCAACCTCAGTCCATTTGGTCTTTATCCAGTTTACTTGTAATGTCAATGTCAACTAACCTACACGCTTTACCCActacattattaataataataataacatagtAAACCTTTTATCAAACATATCAAAATTATATGGTTAAACTTGATCACTTGGAGTTTAATTCACCAACAATTGCATGTTTAACTAATAAAATTACTCTTATTGTCAATCTCATTGAATCCTTAAATTGGGTAGATTTTAATAAATGTTCCTAACTAGTTTTAAAGATAGATTAAAATGAAATATGAAAAGATTCTATTGAATGTAACAACATTCTTAAAAACTCTCTTATCATAGTGATTGTGGATAGACTTCGTAGCATGGCCAATATATGCtatgtttttttatatatatgataGCAATAGTTGATCTCACATTTATTGTCTAAGATCATGCCATGCTATTGGAGACCTAGATGGCgtagtgaatttttttttttttttttttgacaaaccaGATGATTTTAATAAGAAAAGATCTAAATGAACGAGTAAGAACAAGGATTATGATAAGACACATGAGGGTCACACTTTTGgataaagaaaaaaagaagaaaaagtcaTATTAGACTTTGCGATAAACATTCAACTATCACCACTCTCGCTCACCATTCCATAAAGCATCCAACCAAGAAGTAACCCAACACATCTTCAATAGTGTCTGTATCATCAAAGTTTAGTTGCAATCGATCTCCTTTCCTTTCaaaaatgtagatccgctacattGACGACCCCTCTAGTATCGACCCCATGGATATGAAGGGAGGCACATGCAGGTACACAGATGTTAGATGCATGGTGAGGTAAACCGCAGGTCGAAGTTGAGCGTTAAATCCCATAGGAGGACGTCATAGTCGTGGTCACGATAGGTAGATTCCAATGGAGGAAGCCGAGTATCATGAAAGACAGTTGAGGATTGATGATTTACAGAGGCAAGTTACAGATTTACCCAACATATAGTGGTGATTGCGTGAAAACTTGAAGATTGTGAGGTACGCGGTCAAGAAGATCGATATGGAGACCTCAAATTTCAAGTTGATCTATTGGAATTTTATGGTACATTACACAAAGAATATTTTTAATTGGATCAATAAAGTGAAGCAGTTCTTTTATCATAAACTAATAGTTTTTGTAAAAATCTAAGCCACATAAATTTTATAACATGAATAAATCACatataggaaatacaagaacaagagTATCTAGTTTCATCAATTAAACATAGTATAAGAAAGTAAATATATAAACTTGTCTTTATCCTTTAGCGTTTTCTAGaagatcttgaggaagaagaagcggGAGCAAATAGGGAGAATATTCTAAGGGGCTTAGGGGATGATGGGTCGTAAACTTTCTTGTCAATAAAGAACAAGAAACTAGGTCAAGTTGATTCCCTAAACCCTTGGCGACCAACTCTATATATAGTGGGcatctattatcagcccatagataataatagatgcgggactatagATCCCTATATATAATGGACATCTATTAAGATGACAATAGATGTGGGACTATAGGTTCTACATGTACAAGGTTTACATCTAACAACCGAAACCCAATAAACATAAGTTAGATTACTTTAATGAATTTAGTTTGTACTCATATGTATAACTTACAATTAAACTCACCCATTAGAGATAATAACTAACATAAACAAGTTCCGGATCAGATGAATGTGAAGCTGATTACCATCAAACTCAAAGGTCTAACATCAGCATGGTGGAAGCACTTGTGGCGCTCACAAGGACAACGAGGCAAGACCGGATTGGGAGAAGATGAAAGATCAACTTCTTTCCTTTTGCTACACTTAAACCTTGTTCCAAAGATAACTAGATTTTACCATGGAGGACGATAATTTTAACGTCTAAAATGACCTCGATGAAGAACCATCATGACCCTGAGACTTTAACCGCTCGTAAGGAGATTGACCCAAAAGAAATTAAAGGGGAAGAGATCAAAGCGACTTACTAATGATCCAATTTACTACGATGGTGAAATAGAAAAAGAGTTGACGACGAAGGAAATCAAGGGAAGCCAGCTACGGCCCTCGGCTGCATGGTCATGTCGGCCTTCTACAGCCTGCCCAGGCCTGACGCCGACATGATCGCCCTCATTCACCACACTGTGAAATGAGAGAACTTGGAATAGGAATTGTTGCATGCATGATATAGTCCGCTACGCTAGGTAGGGGTTTCTTTTCTTCTGAACCAAAGCTAGCTGAAGGTCTTTCTGAAGGAAATTTCCGCAAGCTTCTCCCTAGATTGCAATAATTTTTGAACGTGTAAAACAAATGGCAGTAACTCAATGTCCAAATTGGGCTATACATCATCAACATCCGATGGCAGTAACTATAACTGAACGACTCAAACCTTGAGGAGATGATAAGCAGAGAAGGCTGCACAACAGAAGAGATGCAGGTTCCAGTGGATCATGAAATAAAAAATTGTACCAGTTCAGTTGGAATAAGCATCTCAATGGTCACCTCAGAATTTGTCTCTGACATCACTATGGACGATTTAAGCATGGTGAATTAACAGCAGATGAGAACACGGAATTTGATAGCATGGGATCTGCTGGAACATTTCAGCTTTCTTTGCCATCTTTCGGTTCACAGAGTGCAGAAAGAATAGATTATGGTTTTGATTCGAGTAGAACGGTTGATTCAGAAGCAGGTGTTCATTGTATGAAGAGAAGTTCATCAGGACACAGTTTTAAGATGGATCTCTCTCCACTACATCCATTGAGAATTGAAGATTGTGATTCTAATACCTCGACAAAAATAACAAGAGCAGTTGTTACTTATTTCTTAGTAATCAAACGTGTTAGATTATATCTAGCACCCATCTGTCTAAACATCTACTAGTATATTTTGTCAATTTGCTGCCCGATGATATATTCCTCCTGGATTACCATCTGAATTGAATCGAGGactagtgttttttttttcaatttagggTGACTAAATCtatagattttaattattatttttagtaattttataattttcaatttttttagcatttagggtatttttggtctttaaggtatttttgattatttttattttttatttatattttaggaGTTTAAGTTCGTTTAGAatatttagaatttatttttcctttttattaggATGTCTTTTCTTCCTTTACAAAATGTTTGTAtgaatttaatttcttttctttttttccctcttatattatatatttttgttataaaaaaatttagaggATGATGATTTTCTCTTTTTACTTTTTCCTTGAAGAATCTTCTCCTTAATTCTTCTCGTATCGTTAGTTTACGAGATAATCATTATTCTAATCTGATGTCAAATAGTCAACTAATTGAGTTTAGCTTATTGATGATGAAATCTAATCGACTAAGGAATTGACTCATGTTTAATGactcataaataatatattatgttTACGGCCAAACTGACTAAGTAGATTTAGTCGGTTGATATTacaatgaaaaaaaatcaaaaagagtCATTGATCTGACATGCTAGCTCTACAACTATCGAATGACCTAGGGGCTACCTAACACATTAGTGCCaacataaaataaagttagttggAGGTTTACGTGCGCGAAGCAATAAATAAAGAGCAAATgtcaatactaaaacaaagtaatattataaatattatatttctttaattttgttTCTGTTAACCATTTGAAACATCTTGAAGATTTTGGttcatattttaatttcaattaactCAGTTCAATTCATTAATCAAGTTACTATCCCCAAACTCTATAGCTTACTAAAACCTCAACTACATCAGACAATTTGACTGAAACCCAAAACCCTTTGGTTGGCTGGTGAATTCACAAACATTACATCCTCATTCATCCACTTTTGCTAAACAAATCCCAATTCTAGGGAATCCATTTAGATCATATTTAACTTAATATGAGTGTCAAAACATCCACATTAATTACTCTAAACTAAAcctttttaccttaaattttatattatatataaaaaaaatctgcataagCTATCTTACCTATTttctaaatatatattttatgaatAGTAATTCTCTAAATTTAAGAAATGAATTTCAGtcgttaaatattaaaataatatttctctctcctccctttactaataaaaaatttctctcccTTCCGTCTAATAATAAAAACATGCACTCAATAATTACTCATGCTAAAACTCATAAtttggaaatatgtacatgatATGTATTTTCAAATAGACTCATCATGCAAACATCAACATTTTTAAATAGGATTATCATGAGATGTCAACATAAAAACCATGCTTATATTGAAAACAAGTAATGAAAACCATAAACCTTGTCATACAATAGAGTTCATCAAAACTGTACCTTATAGTCTTTAATTCCCAAACTTAAGAATGCCTTCACTTAAATAAACAATGAACTTGGGAAAACTTCATATTacgtactagtgaaaataataatcaacttgttttgggtccgacattgtaccactttgcgcgtatccttaataagatccaaggtagctaattccgaacctattaaggtactaccaGGCGatctaggggcgatctaggagcccacccatggaccttgtgtccagtacatgccatcttaaagtaaaatactttcttgttAATACTTTTTCTTATACTTAGCTTGCACTaacttgtcatttcaacaaacaccttgtgtacacttaatccctcacacttatagggaagcaccttggggcatttgattatgcttcttagtcccaaaacttaatgggaagcaaatcaaatactctaaacgtgctcttaatcccaaacttTGGAGGGCATCTTACAATTAtaacatctatctcctttaacatacataaaacatatcatggcatgaatctttTTTTTAACTTACATAGATACATACTATAACATGCATCGACGAAGTAACTTATACCacaggtgagaagtacttacatcctttcgctagatcttactgtTATAGAGGGTGTAGGGAAGAAAATCCTTTCTTGAACGCCTTAATCCCAAAAACCCTTGTTCAGCACGTACTACTTCCTTGGGAGAGACCCTCCCCTTGAAAATCTTATGAATTGAAGCCTTAGGGTTCCttagccgaaacttgaaaggGGGTAGAAGAGAATTTCGGCTAGGGAAAGGAAGAGGAGATGAAAACTAGGGTTTTCTCTCATCCATCCCcttttataccaagtggaagttgaAATATCTCCTCCCacaaaatctgcttataaggaattatttcctattgccaatgtgaagctttaccaccacctaatgactACTTAAACTAATTCCAAGTAAGACGTCTAGGGTTCAATCCTAACCTAGGCCATTtatgattgtatttttatttctttttctcttcttctacttctttttgcTTTATTTAAATAGAAGACGTCTAGGGTTCAATCCTATCCTAGCCTCTATTGTgttgttttttttcaaaagttatgaGTTTTCAAATTATTTCTTCAAAATCAGCTTGGTTTTTAAATTTTAGgataaaattattttgttttgaTCAAAACTCCTAATTTTGCTAGTGCTTTCAAAGATTAGACTTAGCCTAGGTCTTTCATCCTAGAAAAC
It contains:
- the LOC122027017 gene encoding probable aminodeoxychorismate synthase, chloroplastic isoform X2; its protein translation is MAALGFVHGAQIIHAPEPIHGRLSEIEHTGCDLFKGIPTGTKSGFKVVRYHSLVIDSNSLPEELIPIAWTTSGHQISLLETQKLGVTPDGFADKLSIAIGDISSVRTYNDLGIRKILMGIHHSTRPHYGVQFHPESIATRYGRQIFRNFKKMTINHGLRRPLLHERKVAHVCQSLEKFPRAELLQKATIKQFVKSYGTSMVLPTRIDAKYLRLQWKKFDSLLGEVGGSENIFRKLFGDQNLDNTFWLDSSSTDKGRAHFSFMGGKGGSLWKQLTFFLCDNTRVCQVGHEKSKTTEKFGGYLTIEDSNGSFKTDLIEDGLFDFLDKELQSFIYDKRDYQDLPFDFCCGYIGYLGYDLKVECGAPFNRHKSRTPDACFFFADKLVAVDHRNGDVYLLSLHKNLNFGTLKDQDRTSKEDSWLIDTEKKLLSLRSPSIKKLNKQKSCAAPNEGSFVIEKSKSQYIKDVKKCQQLIKDGESYELCLTTQMRRRVDNINSLALYLKLRNQNPAPYAAWLNFAKEDLCICCSSPERFLRLDGDGILEAKPIKGTVARGRTQNEDDHLRLQLQYSEKDQAENLMIVDLLRNDLGRVCKPGTVHVPRLMEVESYATVHTLVSTIQGKRKPDASPIDCVRAAFPGGSMTGAPKIRSMVLLDSLESCSRGIYSGSIGFFSYNQTFDLNIVIRTVVLHKGEASVGAGGAITALSEPEEEYAEMMLKAKAPTGVVEECSKTCGTSLKMVT